In Cololabis saira isolate AMF1-May2022 chromosome 1, fColSai1.1, whole genome shotgun sequence, the following proteins share a genomic window:
- the asah1b gene encoding acid ceramidase, with protein MNIHGFLVLAALLSVTSTQFVPPFTEDCRTNMYPPNGPTLRGPVGWYTVDLDLPPTKRWTEVITDKKNDLVAMVQAIKDLADAFVPSGRLIELVDITLPLMVETLPNPFKDEIKGIAAVSGVPLGEVVLFNVFYEVFTVCTSVVAEDEKGHLYHGRNLDFGLFMGWDAKNKSWTISEKLKPLVVNLDFKRKNQTVFKSTNFAGYVGMLTGIKPKAFTLTMNERFSLDGGYIGILEWILGQRDGMWMSFLTRSVLENAISYEEAKNQLAQTKLLAPAYFILGGNQTGQGCIITRSRLLSIDVLEIDLKLGRWYVLETNYDHWKEPFFLDDRRTPAMKCMNQTTQTNISLNALYDVLSTKPVLNKLTTYTTLMQVSEGKLESYIRDCPNPCMPW; from the exons GTTGAGAGGACCTGTCGGTTGGTACACAGTGGACCTCGACCTGCCGCCCACAAAGAGATGGACAGAAGTGATcactgacaaaaaaaatgat CTGGTGGCCATGGTTCAGGCCATCAAAGACTTGGCCGATGCTTTTGTGCCCAGTGGAAGGCTGATAGAGCTGGTTGACATCACACTG CCTTTAATGGTGGAAACGCTACCAAACCCATTTAAAGATGAAATCAAAGGAATCGCGGCTGTTTCAGGGGTTCCACTTG gtgaaGTTGTCTTGTTCAATGTCTTCTATGAGGTGTTCACCGTGTGTACATCTGTTGTAGCAGAAGATGAAAAGG GTCATCTGTATCATGGAAGAAATTTAGACTTTGGATTATTTATGGG CTGGGATGCGAAAAACAAGTCGTGGACGATCAGCGAGAAGCTAAAGCCTCTGGTGGTCAACCTTGACTTCAAGAGGAAGAACCAGACGGTGTTTAAGTCCACGAACTTTGCTGGATACGTTGGCATGCTGACTGGCATCAAGCCT AAAGCCTTTACTCTGACTATGAACGAGCGCTTCAGCCTTGATGGAGGATACATTG GAATCTTGGAGTGGATCTTGGGACAAAGAGATGGGATGTGGATGAGCTTTCTCACTCGATCTGTCCTCGAGAATGCAATCAG CTATGAGGAAGCCAAAAACCAGCTGGCTCAGACCAAGCTGCTCGCTCCAGCATACTTCATCCTGGGAGGAAATCAAACAGGACAGGGCTGCATCATCACCAGGTCCAGACTGCTCAGCATAGATGTCTTGGA GATTGACCTGAAGCTGGGCCGGTGGTACGTTCTGGAAACAAACTATGACCACTGGAAGGAGCCTTTCTTCCTGGATGACCGCAGGACTCCTGCCATGAAGTGCATGAACCAGACCACACAGACG AACATCTCATTGAATGCTCTGTATGATGTGCTCTCAACCAAACCAGTGCTAAACAAG CTGACCACATACACCACACTGATGCAAGTATCTGAAGGCAAACTGGAGTCGTACATCCGTGACTGTCCAAACCCGTGCATGCCGTGGTGA